One window of the Carassius auratus strain Wakin chromosome 20, ASM336829v1, whole genome shotgun sequence genome contains the following:
- the insm1a gene encoding insulinoma-associated protein 1a: protein MPRGFLVKRNKKATPVSYRVRSEEDEQGAFPGAQQNAASAHRPALPRTHSAQPVQFGNPEIVYRPMYSPTRPVSREHERACLERRFNLGSPISAESFPAAPSGSDHAPFAPVDLKIGTSNSTRTGTTLTTKRPASDAERKGKPVSKRAKAMRKLQFEDEVTTSPVLGLKIKEGPVEQKPRSQCAGGDKPLGEFVCQLCREAYADPFSLAQHKCSRIVRIEYRCPECDKLFSCPANLASHRRWHKPKTVPQNPESTKTPAPGKDETSSDRDTPSPGLSESGSEDGLYDCQHCGKRFKRQAYLKKHVMAHHDACDKSQSQTPLNLSASECHLCPVCGENFPSRVSQERHIRLLHSAQIYPCKYCPAMFYSSPGLTRHINKCHPSENRQVILLQMPVRPAC from the coding sequence ATGCCGAGGGGATTTTTAGTCAAGAGAAATAAGAAAGCGACACCTGTTTCGTACCGCGTCCGCTCGGAGGAGGATGAGCAGGGCGCGTTTCCAGGCGCGCAGCAGAACGCGGCAAGCGCGCACCGCCCGGCGTTGCCGCGCACGCACTCGGCGCAGCCGGTGCAGTTTGGGAACCCAGAGATCGTCTACCGACCCATGTACAGTCCGACCCGACCCGTGAGCAGGGAGCACGAGAGGGCGTGTTTGGAAAGGCGCTTCAATCTCGGCTCGCCCATTTCGGCGGAGTCCTTCCCGGCGGCACCCAGTGGCTCTGATCATGCGCCGTTCGCTCCCGTGGATCTTAAAATCGGCACCAGCAACAGCACGCGAACCGGCACAACATTAACAACCAAACGGCCCGCGTCAGACGCGGAGCGCAAAGGCAAACCAGTATCCAAGAGAGCCAAAGCCATGAGGAAATTGCAGTTCGAGGATGAAGTCACCACTTCCCCGGTGCTGGGACTGAAGATCAAAGAAGGTCCTGTGGAACAAAAACCCAGATCTCAGTGCGCAGGCGGCGACAAGCCGCTTGGAGAGTTCGTGTGTCAGCTGTGCAGAGAAGCCTACGCCGATCCCTTCTCTCTAGCCCAACACAAATGCTCAAGAATCGTCCGGATCGAGTACAGATGCCCAGAGTGCGACAAGCTCTTCAGCTGCCCGGCGAACCTGGCCTCGCACCGGCGGTGGCACAAAcccaaaacagtgccacaaaacCCGGAGAGCACTAAAACCCCCGCGCCCGGGAAAGACGAGACCTCCAGCGACAGAGACACTCCGAGTCCTGGACTCTCCGAATCCGGGTCCGAAGATGGGCTTTACGACTGCCAGCACTGCGGGAAGAGGTTCAAGCGTCAGGCATACCTGAAGAAGCACGTGATGGCGCACCACGACGCGTGCGATAAATCCCAAAGCCAGACGCCGCTGAACCTGAGCGCGTCTGAGTGCCACCTGTGCCCGGTGTGCGGAGAAAACTTCCCCAGCAGAGTGAGCCAGGAGCGGCACATCCGTCTGCTGCACTCGGCGCAGATCTACCCCTGCAAATACTGCCCAGCCATGTTCTACAGCTCGCCGGGACTCACGAGACACATCAACAAATGCCACCCGTCGGAAAACAGGCAGGTGATCCTGCTTCAGATGCCCGTGCGTCCAGCCTGCTGA